One segment of Balaenoptera ricei isolate mBalRic1 chromosome 8, mBalRic1.hap2, whole genome shotgun sequence DNA contains the following:
- the LOC132369719 gene encoding lysine-specific demethylase 4D-like — MKAMKSKSNWAQNPSCRIMVFHPTKEEFNDFDKYIAYMESQGAHRAGVAKIIPPKDWKARQTYDDINDILIAAPLQQVTSGQAGVFTQYHKKKKAMTVGEYHHLANSEKYRTPPHFDFKDLERKYWKTRLYDSPVYGADVSGSLFDQNTEQWNLGHLGTIQDLLEQECGVVIEGVNTPYLYFGMWKTAFAWHTEDMDLYSINYLHFGEPKTWYAVPPEHGRRLERLARQLFPGSARGCEAFLRHKVALISPTVLKDNGIPFDRVTQEAGEFIVTFPYGYHSGFNHGFNCAEAINFACPRWIDYGKAASQCSCGEARVAFSMDAFVRILQPERYELWKRGQERTVVDHTQPTAPDSQVLNAWREVRAPLGAALATRHHLPRRALRPRRAVAAGAGTSPRVPVRAGCRRPSPARGSCSAAQFGAAATSTSGEPGPTQPPTAGPSAPDRHPAGRCGPRRRPWEQGPQEPAAPPRAKRRLSLDTDQDPEAPPLPVEAPSPDSAAPLSPGLQHPATASGCGCGPVP, encoded by the coding sequence ATGAAAGCTATGAAGTCTAAGTCCAACTGGGCCCAGAACCCAAGTTGTAGAATAATGGTATTTCATCCAACCAAAGAAGAGTTTAATGATTTCGATAAATACATTGCTTATATGGAATCCCAAGGTGCACACCGAGCAGGCGTGGCGAAGATCATTCCACCCAAGGACTGGAAAGCCAGACAGACCTATGATGATATCAATGACATCTTAATAGCCGCTCCCCTCCAGCAGGTGACTTCTGGGCAGGCAGGTGTGTTTACTCAATAccacaaaaagaagaaagccatGACCGTGGGTGAGTACCACCACTTAGCAAATAGTGAAAAATACCGGACGCCACCACACTTTGATTTTAAGGACCTGGAGCGAAAATATTGGAAAACACGCCTCTATGATTCACCAGTATATGGTGCGGACGTGAGTGGCTCCTTATTCGATCAAAACACGGAGCAGTGGAACCTTGGACACCTGGGAACCATTCAGGACCTGCTGGAGCAGGAGTGCGGAGTGGTCATCGAGGGCGTCAACACCCCCTACCTGTACTTCGGCATGTGGAAGACCGCCTTCGCCTGGCACACGGAGGACATGGACCTTTACAGCATCAACTACCTGCACTTCGGGGAGCCCAAGACGTGGTACGCGGTGCCCCCGGAGCACGGCCGGCGCCTGGAACGCCTGGCCAGGCAGCTTTTCCCGGGCAGCGCGCGGGGCTGTGAGGCCTTCCTGCGGCACAAGGTGGCTCTCATCTCGCCCACGGTCCTCAAGGACAACGGCATCCCCTTCGATCGGGTCACTCAGGAGGCTGGGGAGTTCATCGTGACCTTTCCCTATGGCTACCACTCTGGCTTCAACCATGGCTTCAACTGCGCGGAGGCCATCAATTTCGCCTGCCCGCGCTGGATCGATTATGGCAAAGCGGCCTCGCAGTGCAGCTGCGGGGAGGCCCGGGTCGCCTTCTCCATGGACGCCTTCGTGCGCATCCTGCAACCGGAGCGCTACGAGCTGTGGAAACGCGGGCAGGAGCGGACCGTGGTGGACCACACGCAGCCCACGGCGCCCGACAGCCAGGTCCTGAACGCCTGGAGGGAGGTCCGCGCGCCCCTGGGAGCCGCTCTCGCCACGAGGCACCACCTGCCCCGCCGCGCTCTGCGCCCCCGCAGGGCTGTAGCCGCGGGCGCAGGGACCAGCCCCCGAGTCCCTGTGCGTGCTGGGTGCCGGCGCCCCTCGCCGGCCCGGGGGTCGTGCTCTGCCGCCCAGTTCGGGGCTGCGGCCACCAGCACCTCCGGCGAGCCCGGCCCGACCCAGCCGCCGACCGCAGGTCCATCCGCCCCGGATCGCCACCCAGCTGGAAGATGTGGCCCTCGTCGTCGTCCTTGGGAACAGGGCCCTCAGGAGCCAGCTGCTCCCCCCAGGGCTAAGAGGAGGCTTTCGTTAGACACAGATCAGGACCCCGAGGCTCCGCCCCTGCCTGTGGAGGCACCCTCGCCGGACAGCGCCGCCCCGCTCAGCCCTGGGCTCCAGCATCCCGCCACGGCTTCTGGCTGTGGTTGTGGCCCCGTCCCCTAA